A window from Lytechinus pictus isolate F3 Inbred chromosome 9, Lp3.0, whole genome shotgun sequence encodes these proteins:
- the LOC129268460 gene encoding large ribosomal subunit protein uL15-like has product MNGEDCLASYESNLTISDFSQAPRKQKKTRKLRGHVSHGHGRIGKHRKHPGGRGNAGGQHHHRINYDKYHPGYFGKVGMRHFHLTKQKYYKPAINLDKLWSLVSEQTRLQYADKTDKAPVIDAVRAGYYKILGKGVLPKQPVIVKAKFFSRLAEEKIKKVGGCCVLVA; this is encoded by the exons atgaatgggGAGGActgcctggcttcgtatgagagtaaccttac TATATCTGACTTCTCTCAGGCTCCCCGCAAGCAGAAGAAGACCCGTAAGCTGCGTGGTCACGTGAGCCACGGTCACGGTCGTATTGGCAAACATCGTAAGCATCCCGGCGGAAGGGGAAACGCTGGTGGACAGCATCATCATAGGATCAACTACGACAAATA CCATCCTGGCTACTTTGGCAAAGTTGGTATGAGACACTTTCACTTGACCAAACAGAAATACTACAAACCAGCCATCAATCTGGACAAACTATGGAGCCTGGTTAGTGAGCAGACTAGACTGCAGTACGCAGACAAGACAGACAAAGCACCGGTCATTGATGCTGTTCGAGCA GGTTATTACAAGATACTTGGTAAGGGAGTTCTTCCCAAGCAACCTGTCATCGTCAAGGCCAAGTTCTTCTCCCGACTAGCTGAGGAAAAGATCAAGAAGGTCGGAGGATGCTGCGTTCTTGTTGCCTAA
- the LOC129268458 gene encoding hsp70-binding protein 1-like, producing the protein MASGDGGNGGEEWPKDFKKAQGTLNEVLHFAVENTPANEDREPETREPLTEEKKEFLNKVFNDMLRDEVKEMKEHIEVLKRIQDSETEEDQEEKEERLEALLDLCETIDNAQDFLKVGGVSVAMVLCRDPSSEVRWRALDLLAMTVQNNPFNQNAMVEQDALKLFIELLDNDRAYQVRVKALYAISCLVRENELAQDALVKEDGFSSMMRAMQSDIEKLQIKAAFLLSALLWEQPKFNEALHSMGMVQQLISLLLQTEHKLYHEHVMSAILHLVSQHAGCRADSLIPDLNFRGFLEERMKELNGKEEYLEELEYCQKLTALYAAEAQNDNGADR; encoded by the exons ATGGCAAGTGGCGATGGAGGCAACGGGGGAGAGGAGTGGCCAAAGGACTTTAAGAAGGCCCAAGGAACTCTAAATGAGGTGCTTCATTTTGCTGTTGAGAATACGCCAGCAAATGAGGACCGGGAACCAGAGACTAGAGAACCACTCACAGAAGAG AAAAAGGAATTTCTAAACAAAGTCTTCAATGATATGCTGAGAGATGAGGTGAAGGAGATGAAGGAACATATCGAGGTCTTGAAGCGAATACAGGACTCGGAGACGGAAGAGGAccaggaggagaaagaagaacgTTTAGAAGCCCTCTTAGATCTATGTGAGACCATTGATAATGCACAAg ATTTCCTAAAAGTGGGCGGAGTCAGTGTTGCCATGGTGCTATGTCGTGACCCCAGTTCAGAGGTCAGATGGCGAGCGTTGGACTTATTAGCTATGACTGTCCAGAACAACCCTTTTAATCAGAATGCTATGGTTGAACAGGACGCCCTCAAACTCTTCATTGAATTACTAGACAACGATAGAGCATATCAAGTTAGGGTCAAGGCACTTTACGCCATTTCAT GTTTGGTACGAGAGAATGAATTAGCTCAAGATGCACTGGTAAAAGAAGATGGTTTTTCATCCATGATGCGAGCTATGCAGAGTGATATAGAGAAGTTACAGATCAAAGCTGCTTTCTTATTAAGTGCACTCCTATGGGAACAACCAAAGTTCAATG AAGCTTTACATAGTATGGGTATGGTACAGCAGCTAATCTCACTCCTTCTCCAAACAGAACACAAACTCTATCATGAGCATGTTATGTCTGCTATCCTCCATCTTGTATCCCAGCATGCCGGGTGCCGCGCCGACTCGTTGATCCCAGATCTGAACTTCCGAGGGTTTCTTGAGGAGCGCATGAAGGAGCTCAATGGAAAAGAAGAGTATTTG GAGGAACTTGAATATTGTCAAAAGCTAACGGCCCTCTATGCAGCAGAAGCACAGAATGACAATGGAGCAGACAGATGA